The DNA window TTTCCAAATCATTTCCAATCAACTGAATTTACCGCAGAGGGACTGTAATCAAGTTGTAGAAACATCTGAcagatgttgattttttttaaaaatttatattATAGTATATTAATAACCAAAAATCATATTTGATTTAGAAAGATTGAGCAATGTATGGCATCTTTAACTGTCAATATCTACAGGGGGGTAAAAAATATTCATGAACAATGAAGGTGGCATTTTGACAAAATAGCTGGTTGAACTTTGTACATTTGGCCAAccaagtatttttttatttttttaagtataaaCAGAAAGCCGGCATAATAAAGCAAGGAAAGAAACTAGCCCAAAGACACTTCACAGCAATCACCACAATGATTTTTCTTTCAGGCCTCAAGCCTGACTGCGCATCACTGCTTTTGTGACCCATTCAGGCACTGGCTGCTGGGCACGGctacatcttttttttaaattttcatcacTGTGAATTAGTGGCTGGCTTTGTGTTAGCattctgtctgtgcagatgtttgcaaatTGTATTAAGAGCATAATGCTAATTTTCCTCATTCTGCAcatgaactgaaatcagcttATTGTAATAATAATTTCTGTATTTGCCACAGTaacattttcattcattcatgtgaTCAGAGCAGAAGTTACAGTAAGACTGAAAGGAAGTCGTAAATACCAACTGAGAAAATTCATGTTCTCACAacctttaaagaaataaaaaacaatgctCTGCATTGCACTATGTAAACacactgtgtaaaaatacaCTATGAAATGTTATGGTGCATGTcttaagtaaaagtgaaatttaTGAAACACCTCTGGCATTGCCACCCACACTATTTGACTAAAGGGTCAAATCAGCATACATGTACTTCAGTTCATCCTCCTAACAAAGAAAGCTGCTTTAGCTCCTTTCTATTTCAGGCCATCCTCCCTTTAAGCCATCTTACATCTGACTGGATATGTGAGCTTCTCTAACGTGATCATATTATGGACCCATTCTCACACACCTCATGCAGAGTCATCAATAGTAAAATACTGTCAGAAACTGAGTATTTTGAGCAACATCATGAGTGGGCTTTTGGCATAGAAGGGCTACTTGCACATGTAATGGCCTTATTATTTAAGAAGTTAACCATGTATGATATTATCATCCATCACTGTAATAATATATATGTGACAGAAAATGTCTAACTTGTAAGTTGTGTTTAATATTGTCACCTACTGGGAGAGTGATTCTGAACAAAGCAGGGCAGCTACTATTAAAATATTAGATAAACCAAAGAGTTGCTTAAAATTATTGGAAACATATTAAGAGCTGAAcactctgaacacacacacgaagctggacactctggtgacagtggcagagaagagGACCTTaaggaaactgatggacattatgaacaatgccaggcatcctctgcacatgctCGTAAACAATCAGAGGAGCCTATTCAGCGACAGGCTGCTTCTCCCAAAGTCAAAaaccaacagacttaaaaactcccttgtcccacacgccatcagactgtttaactcaaGGGAGGGCGGGAACAACTGAGCTGTAGGTGCTTTTCTACACTGTGCAATATTtgctatatttgtttttttgttttgtctttttttcatatatttgactgtgcaaTAATCACTGTGCAATATACTCACTCAAATGAGCAATCCTATTTATCCATATTGTATATTCTGTatctatatatgtgtatatgtgtatatatggtgTATTTATGCTTATATCCTTACTCTCATTCCCTTAATGTATCTGTAACATGCAACTTCTTTCGGTGCTttgctactggaaactgaacTTCCCGGAGGAActcacccgagggattaataaagtttcatctaaaaaacacaaataattaCAGTACTGTGGAAAAGTCTTGAATCATCCCCATTTCTTTATACTTTGGTTTGAAGGAACCAgaatttcttgtattttttttaaagatgtcttgAATAATAGACATTGATTGCTTTTTAACTTATTATCAGtccagtactttttttttttttttttttgcttgttctctttcattctgttttgttcttaaGCACTCTATTAGAAGGAACCTGTCAAATAAACACATAATATGTTCCCTTTTCAACAGTTCAATGGAAAATTCAAAAGATAACACAGGTTGACAGACCAACAAGGTGCtttccaaagagctattagccaaaAACTTGGCACATTGACATGGTGTATAGGGTGGAGTACAAAAGAACATGTGACAGGTTTAAAGAACTATGTACAACATATGAGGAGTAACCAAAATCCATTTATGGTCAACAAAAGTTATATTATGTGTATATTTTGTATAACAAAAGTAACTTCTATAGTAAATACAGTACCAAACACCGTCTTTAAATTAAAACCTACATACTGAATATGTCTTTTTCCTGAAAGCATTTATGTGGTCACTTTAACAAACAGAATACAGAACCCGGGGGCTGTttttaacacacacaaaaaagaagaaaagaaaagaacaaggaAAGACAGAGGTTCACCCCGCCTCTTTCTATTAAAAGCAGACTTTCTAGAGCAGAGTTCATTACCGGACATTGCTTTGAGACATGCTGCAGTCATACAACATGAACACATTTACTTTGATAACTACATTACTTTTCTGCAGGCTCAGTGAGTATTGTTCTTTAATTACACTAACCTGGAATAAACATTTACATGTTCATTCaaagaattttttattttttgtttacagaAAGTTAACCGTTTGTCATCTGTGCTTGTTTCAGACTGGATATCCATGTCAGTTTCTCAGACTGTTGAGGTCCAGCCTGGTGAAGAAGTCACGTTGCAGTGCACCAATATTTCTTCATATAGTGGTGTAACATTCTGGTTCAGACTGATCAACAGAACAAATGCCAGCTGTATTGCAGTCATGTTTGAAAGAACAAAAAGCGTTTCATACTGTGATGGATTACAACGTGAATCCTTTGAAATGAGCTCCAACATCTCTACTGTCTTTctcaaaatcaagcaggtggcTGTATCTGACTCTGGACTGTATTTCTGTGGATTTTACACAAGTGGACGTCCACTTTTTAGTGTGAAGCATTTAAAAGTTCAAGGTAAGATTTAATCTGCATGCTTGTttggatttctttgtttttttttcctccttttaatACGTTTCTTAAAACCAGTATAAAATCTGAATGTGTTTTTTTCAAATGACATCAAAATAACAACTGTTCATTACAATCAAAGGCTATGATGAACTTGATGATGACATCAACAACATGTCTCAAAGTAAGAGTCCTTTCTTTAGTCTGTTAGCCAAACAGCCAAacccagaaaaagaaaaaaaaaattctaatgaCCAATTTTTGCTGCAGACATTTCTGGTGACAAAATGGAGGTGATGTGTGTGATCTTTGCTACTCTGACCGTTTTCCTCATACTGATCATCGCTGGGCTGCTTGTTAAAATCAAAAAGCATCAGAAAGGTACTCCTCTGGCTTTTTTCATGTCTGTCTTAATTTTTCTTTCCAACATGGTGGCAACATGGTGCCTTTTTCAGAAAGGTTGGAATAAcaggatttattattattaaaacaagCCGTGAACaagaaatatgcaaaaaaaataacgTTATAATATCACCATCTACAAAGAATATAGTTTTGCCCATTTAGTTAACCATTTAGCCTAACAATAAAAAGGCGACATTACTCTTCAAAAAGCGAAAATGCAAAGCTAATACTTTTGGAacaccaattaaaaaaaaacaaaacatccaatATCTTTTACTGCGCATGGCTTTCACACTTAATCACATTGTTTTATTAGAACATGAGAAACTTAGAGCACAGTAGAGGGTCACAGCAGAACATGGAAACTGCTTCTtcctcagttcagttcaatttaattcaagTTTTTTATTCAATTCTCTTCatgcagcaccaaatcacaacaagagtcTTCTTAATGTGACTATTTCCAAAATGTAGGCTTTTGTTCTAAAGTCTAGAACTTCAAATACTGCAGTTTAATCAAACCCCGTCAGGCATACCTTATAGAAATACATAATACTTTGTTGCCGTGACACCCAGGTTTATGGCAAAAATGTGATGGGTCGGTCACTGAAGACGACCTGTAAGCATCACATGTAAAAACATTGTGTTAACATCATTTTTGCCATGCAGAGTTACTATTTAACCTCTCAGCATCCACCAGATCTCAGGCGGTCCATGTAGTATTTACTAAATTTACTATAACCCTTTAATATTTTAAGTATTAAAGAATTTGGATTTAACCAAAACTGCAGTGAAGCTGATGTAATGTCACTTTGTGTCAATTTGCAATGTAAAACCTAAATTAATATGAAGTACAGCTAATAAGAAAATTCTCCTGGAAGATTTTTAACAGTTATTTgagcagatgtgttttgtacCTCTCACTCCGTTTCTCGCTGTTTGTCACTAAGCTGAAGATGAACAGCAAGATCAACAACAGAGTGAGGTGAGTCCGGCTtcctgctatatatatatatatatatatatatatatatatatatatatatatatatatatatatatatatatatatatatatattaggggtgcaacgatattcgtatcgatattgaaccgttcgatacagtgctttcggttcggtacgcatatgtatcgaacaatacaacatttgtaatttattttatcaactttccttctgacgatgctgtctgtgttgagcgctcagtgaatctgcgttcgactactccgcctaggctgcactgtcgagcgcagatccactgagcgctcaacacagacagcattgtcagaaggaagagcgcagggcaagctagcgagacagaagttaagctctccttgcaacatggacctcccccaccctcattcagatctggcgtttggaattattttggttttcatgtgacgtatgaccctgaaggtaggcgcgtcatggactaaagtaaaacagtatgttggatgtgccatgcaatgctcaattacatgggtggggactagtgtgttagcgcagttagctcgttaacgtgttggccgtctagccccatgcacggagcgatcggcggtagctcgttaacggagatttgccgtgttgtggcgttaaggtcatttcaacgagattaacctgaaagcactagtgggaacacgacgaatatgactgcacatttacgctgacatcatcctagtgcaaagacaagtggaagcagacaaaaacaagcaagcatgctacaaactttacccgagtcatttagacagccgttagcacatgattctccttatggggacctgatatgtttaatatgctgctgagaatatagcccagaagaagcggatagtatagcttttattttggaaagagacatttctctgtaataaactctcttttccaaagatgagtgattcctcaatcagatacagggctcgcaatatcgctagcccaacgtcctggagctagcgatttttttcagtcggggtaccaaaatctatctctgccctgcccgtcgggctattgtaggaaaaatatatgtcaatgcttttgcattctttcagaaatgtagctgggtaattatgtcattggcatcggtgagccactgtcaatatgtgacatattgaaatcgcgtttgaatttgcgcttgtttttttgctttcactttgcaatcgcgcgaactgtgtatagagagcgacagcactgatctgtgagtgatgataatttgtgcaccaattcctctgacatcgtcttattaatcgttagcttactacgcaaacatgacaagtgaaatctcccgcagcaagcttaaacatgtgagaggttgatcgcgcagagaatcgctgagcttatgtgaatgcgtgtgtaaaagcatttcagttctgctgagccaaataagacaggtcagggtgaagaagtgacagccaaagaaaagcttaccacaaaacggagaagttatgacaaatcagactataaggcaaaaagaaagtgcagctttatggtttcatggacaaaagaatttctgtggctgcaatatgacgagctaaataaccagggctgcacataagtggtccgcaggtgcgcattcgctgtcaaaataaaaaacacgcacaagggttagggttaaatttaaaaactgtacttttgagttaaaatatatatttataattttaataaatgacaaattaaaaaggcgtgaacattttttttgtatcgaaaaaatatcgaaccgtgacaccaaagtatcgaaccgaaccgagccatgaattttgtgtatcgttgcacccctaatatatatatatatatatatatgatgctGCAcatgtcaaacctgcattttcTCTTGTAAACTACATGTGATGAATTTCTgcactttacagaatctgggctCTGATGACGTGAACTATGCTACAGTGACCTTTGGTCGAAAACCACGAAGAAGAGAGCCTGAACCAAATGTTGTGTATGCAGCCACCAGATAGATTCAGGAGGCAACTGAACTGCAGCTGCGAGTGAAACCGATGTCCTTTTGCTCTGCTCTTTATGACAGACCTGTGGGGGGAGTTGTTACTTTACTTTTCATTTTGCATTGAAGACCTGTTTGATCTGAAGAATAACATTTGTGTTTTAAGACGGAAGACTTAAGTTACTCATGTCTGCTTAGGGTCACTTGTGTGATAGAATATGGAGCTGTGGAAGATTTAGTGAAGTACACGTGAGGTTTGTGGAATTTGATGGGGAGAATCAACACAGTAAAGGCTAAGAACAGCTGATATTAAAATCCTGAGGCCTATTAGCTCAAAGTTTTGAATAAAAAGTATGAAAAGCtgagaaaatccaaaaatcaCCATGACTGTGTCATTTTGCTGCATGTCTGATTAAAATATTCAACatattttaaaacagtttttttgttgtaCTTACTAAAAATAATGACAAGGACAAGCTGGCTGTCTGCATGAGTGAGGTGTCTGCAGGTTTACACTTCTAACAGACTTACACCAACTGAATTCACACAGTCCACACGTCTCTGTGAAACTTGTGAATGCTCAAAGCAGTGTGAAACGTTTACCGCCTCATCTGAAACCACTCACTCTGGTCCAGACTGTGAGCGTTTCAGCAACGACAGATCGAAGCAAAGCTATGGCGGATACAGCTGCAGTCCATCTCCTGTGTGACATGCAATCTGCTGTTCagtttaacaacaactactcaACAATTTAAGGAGGGATTACATTAAATTGATTTTATATGAatttcagtgctgtgaaaaactattttcatcattcctgagttttttctttattttgcatatgtgtcacacttacatgtttcaggtcatcaaacaaatttcactttagacaaagaaaagaaaaaactgaaaagatgCAGATTGGAAATAATGACTTCAGGAATAAAGGGAAACTATTCAGATGTTTAAAAGTACTTGTCTGAAAACTGGTCATTTCACCCTTAGCAGGAAGAACTACAATCAAGCACTTACAATAACTGGCAATAATTTTGCCAGTTATTGTAAGGTGCAAGTATGGGACAATGGGATGAGTGTTAATGTCCAGGCAGGTGGTAGGCTCAAGACGAAGAACAGGGATGAGCTGGACTAAGGTATAGGGATACGTGATGTGCTGTGGAACGTTCTTTGTTTGAGAGTGTCTGTGTGGGTATATGAGATGAGCAAAAACTCACTGGTGGGTacggatgggtatcgtttaggttttatccgatactggtgccaaaccggtacttttgaaacggtgccggtgcttaaacggtgctcgaaccggtgcttaaagaatggagaacacaaactttgtccaaaaacctctcatgtttagctgcttttttgtaaaaagataacaatgttagccttttcatatatggtatcactcttggctggaagcagtgcttaagcaatggaaaaaacacaaacgttgtccaaaaacctctcatgtttaactgttttccactttttctttggtcattttagcctttttggccagggtgaagggagtatctgccatcaaacaagaagacagctgcatgtaactaCAACAGTGTTTGctacggtgtgaggtctcgcagcaagctatcaaatatggtgcatttctcagcttttaaaaaagcGCTATGCATCGCcgggtgtttcatcggattcgaggtgttacctcctttgcacagtatcagcttgaagcacttgttgcaggctgctgagtttgcatcttttgctgtgaagtacagccagacttggaccgcttcgccttgggcatttttaatctgtagctcttcTCTAAAAGAGCGTACGtactactatcctcggaaaggtaaaatgattggctagaatccaaagtgtatgacatctcaggaaagaaaagcactgaaataaagcaccgaaatgtgcgctgcttttcggtctggttactaccgtttatgtcagaatcCATAATGGCATAatggataccggtacccatccctactggtGGGTCCTCACCTGTTTTTGGCTCAAACCTCTTcttttgtgtaaaaaaaaaaacaaaaaaaaacagtgctAAAACAGTCCTTGTTTTGAAAGAAGCCCATGACAATAGAAACCCATGCAGCCTGGACCACAGCTGCCACAAAGCAATTTCCTTAACAATTATGAACATTATCTTGCATAGTGTATTTGGTCACTAAGCTTGTATTTTTAATCTACTATAACACATTTCCAGTAATTTCTCTGAATTCAAAGTTTAAGGAGAAAAATGAGTCTGAGAACAAAGACAGTGCAAACAAGGTCTGTGCCATTAGATTTGAACTTGAACCCCACCTAGATGCATAGGTCTCCACTGGATCACAGAAGAGGAGACAAGGGCAACTTAGTTCACAACATCCAGGATTATTGTaatttctgttttctgcatgaATATTGATTTTACACACCTCCACAGTATTTCTTTAGAAACAGGATTGGAATTGAACTTCAGAGTTTTTCTTGAACTATTTGTGACATTATTTTCTTGAGCACTTAAAGTGTTTATCGTTACAGTTTATGGAGGTTGGAATCTCTTTTGCAAAATCCGAATTTCAAATTCAGACTTGTACTTACATTGTTACATTTAGTCTTAATCAATACAAAACTAGTTTGGCAAGAGagttaatgtattttttaaacacttttattattattaatatgtgttcctccaaaagttgattctgttcatctggacgtagcgttttgtgggagaaacctttcatcactcatccaagtgacttcttcagtctcagctgactgcaggtttccccaaatcttataaacagtacatttgcataatgactgaaaccagcccactgaaggaacaatgggctgggaggtcagttccttaatcttaattatgcaaattctcatgaccattgatcaacaaccactgaccaaaacccactgatcaatggccataagtaccattcacagagagttggggaatggctgcaatcaccgcattgtaagatggcgaaagatgtacccttaggccccctcctcgattcagagatggtctttcccttttcacataaatgacctccttgactccgcgctcaaaccagcgttcctccctgtccaggatgtgtacatcttcatgattgaaagagtgtccactggcctgtaggtgtaaatagactgcagagtcctggcctgacgaggtagctcttctgtgttgtgccatccgcttcgccagaggttcTTTGGTTTTGGGAtctaaaagccacagagacccggtgtttagaaaaaatgcgttTCAGCTGCTCCGAGATCACTACAGGTTTGCGCTTAGGCAGCAGtcgtccttctctcctggatcggctggaactttctttaggtgccttcccagctttgacaaaagtccagctgggatgaccacatttactcagggccttcttattgataaaaaataagaaatgaacATTAGTTCTGATTATGAAAACTACACTGTGTGACATTTTGACTAAGAACAAACAATATGCATATAATATTACATGTGCTGTTTTGCAGCTTAGTGTGGCTTTTGTGGAGACAAATAACAAAGGGCAACactaacaaaacacacaaacaaagcagTGAATAGTGGCTGACTACAATCTTGAAAAACCGATGTAACTAATGTTTAACCCTGATCTAACTGTCTGTGctatataataaatattttaacgACACAAAATTCAAAACCTATTAAAGGTTCCAGTTATTACAGATACATTTGAACTTCACATGCCCTCTGTGGTAGCAAACAGTATTTTTATCTGCATAACCAGTGAGGTGTCAACCAGAGGAAGTATGACGGTATCGGGTTTTTTTACATGTTAAAGTCACACCAGAACAACAGAGGTGTTTAAATAAATCCAATCGGAAATTGCCAAAAAAATTGCTAATGGCCTCTTGGGGGTCTTTAAACTTACCTACAGAAACAGCTTTGATTTCTGCAGGTAGTTTTGGGAGGAGGGGGTTTGTGTTGCTTTATTTTTATCCATGATGACACTGGTAAGCTTTAAAGTTAGTGGTGTGGCAGCAGCTTTGATTGATATTTGTGCTAGCACATACACTAGTGGTATAGCTTCTAGCTATCTGCTGGCCTCATCACTTACTGAACTGGACCGTGCAAGTTCAGAGAACTTTTTTCCAAGTTTGAGACTTAATTTAAGGAATTTTAGTGATTTGTTACTTAAGCACCctatatattttcttttattaagtTTTATAACAGTTCTGTTTTAAACACACTCCAAATAATATGgtcacataaaacataaaaccacTACTCTGAACTTTAACCTCTGTTTTACAGAAAGCACTCATATGGTTGATTAAAGATACAGAATGGGCAACGTGGGGGtgttaaacacacaaacacacacacacagcttcttTACATCAAACACACTTACCAGAGGACAGTTCACTAGTACACATTGCTTTTCTGCAGTCATTCACCATGAAGACCTTTATCTTGATAACAGCTTTACTTCTCTGCAGCTTCAGTGAGTATTGGTCCTGAACATGTAAACTGTATAAACTAGACTCTTTTAATGTTTATTCAGATGAATTATTTATGCAGCCTTGGGTTCAGTGAAAGTAAATTGTTTCTCGTCTCTGCTTTCTTCAGACTGGATATCTATGTCAGTTTCTCAAAATGTGGAGGTCCAGCCAGGTGAAGAAGTCACCTTACAGTGCGCTAACATTTCCACAAGTAATACTGCAACATTCTGGTTCAGACTGCGCAATGGGGCCCAGCCAAAATGTATCTCTGTCATGTTTAGCAATGATAAAAGTCTTGCATActgtgaagaatttgaaagtggATACTTTGAAATGAGTTCCAATATCTCGACCATTTTCCTCAAAATCAAAAATGTGGCTGTATCTGAATCGGATAGCGGCACCTGCACATTCCACCAGTGTGCcaatgttctgcaaaaaaaaatcctagGTCACACCAGTGCAACCAGCCCTTTGAGTAAAAAAAAGTCTCCGCAGCTCTTAAAGTCTCTGTGTGGCCAGCAACAGACAACATTATGCCCATATCGtggtctaaaccaatcagagctAGTCAAGGGCAGAACCTCTCAGATGCCCATGCCCAAGGTAAGCTGTTCAGATACTGAGATGTTTAGTTCGAAGCCTTTGGGGCACTTTTAATTttgactttctttttattttataaaaagtGTAGTAGTGTAGAGCCCTGCTCCCTGAGTTCACTCCTTGGCTTcttgtgagtcctgcatttggatccttcatcctgcctgccaAACAGCCACACATGACATTTTCTCTCAAACTCCACATCATGACTTTTTATACCTTACAGGATCCGGCCTCTGATAATGTGAACTATGCCACAGTGACATTTGGACAAAAACCACGAAGAATAGAGCCACATTCTAATGTTGTGTATGCAGCCACCAGATCTGCATCTCAAAGTTGAACTGATGCCTTTTTATTCTGCTCTTTGTGAGAGACCTGTGGGTggattttttacttttacttttcttttgcaATAAGATTTGTGTTTGAAGAAGCTGATATCTGTTTAGGGCCTATTGTATTGTGAGAATATGCAGCTGTCGAGGGTTTAGTGAGGTAGTGAGGCTTGTTTGACAGGAAGAGATGTCATCACAGTGAGGCCTGAGAATAGCTCAGTAATAGCCTGTTTGCACAGAGTttaaaaaggtatttttttagatttaaaagggCCTAGaaataagttgtttttttgttttgttttttactgtaatGTCAATGTGCTGCATGCCTGAATAAAATATTCAGTCCCTTTAAAAAATCTTGATTGTTGtacttttttaaatgaaagacaCATAAAAGCCCGCTCTTGAACGGTTGAATTTTGACAGTTGTGACACTTCTAAGTGACTTAAAGCAATTTCATCTACATAGTGTATAAACAACTACAACTTGCAAACTTGTGAAAGCGTTGTGAAACTTTTAGATCTTCATCGTAAACTACTTACCCTGCTCCAGGCTTTAACGCCTTAACAGTGATTGATAACTTAAACGTGTCAGATGCAGGTCTTCTGTGAAACAAACTACTTTTCCAATACAGTTACCTGTATCATACTCAAATAATGTTAACTAccaattttttattattctgcaAAAAGAAAGATCACATTGCTAAAACAATAATTCAAAAAGTACGTAATataagtaataaataaacacatttaaaattgcATCCCACAGGGTGGATGAAATTTGCTCCGCACCATTGCGTTGAGATCAGATGCAGTGCCTGTGTATTGGCATTCCCATCTTTAAGAGTGgtgaccggagggtgtgttcctaTTATAATGGCTTCAAACTGCTCAACTTCCCTGGAAAGGTCTGCACCAGAGTACTGAAGAGGAGTCTGCTGGAGCAGCTCTTTAGCCTATCGAAGAAATTCAGAGGTGCCTAGCAATTTGCCTGATCAATCTACAAGTGCTTtatggacttggagaaggcagtTGACTTTATCTGTCAGGCAATGCTGTGAAGGGTCTTTTAGAAGTATGGATACCATTCCTACAAGCCATTCAGTCCCTTTACAACTGCAAAAAGAGTCTGACCTGCATTGCCGATAGTAAACTGGATTAGTTCCAATTGGGCTGCCCTTTGTTATTCTAtccataatttttatggacagtaTTTCTAGATGGAGCCAAGTGACAGAAGGCTTTTCTGATCTCGTTTCTGATCTCGTCTCAGCTTTTTGCAGATAATTGGGTTGCGTTCAGTAGCCAACATCTTCAGTGTTGCAGtcaagtgtgaagcagcgggaatgaggactAGCACCTCCAACTTGatggccatggttctcagctagAAAAGAGTCCACTTCAGGTCAGGGACGAGTTGCTTCCTTAAATGGAGGATTTCTGTATCTCGTTCTTGTTCACAGATGAACAAGAGGGGAGTGGAAGATTTAGTGGATGTGTTTGAGTTATGTCTGCATTGATTTGCCTAATCAATCTACAAGtgctttgtggacttggagaaggcagaGACGATGTATCAGTGCTTTGCAGTGAAGAAAGAGGTGAGCATCAATGGAAAGCTGCCAATTTCCTAGTTGATGTAGATCTCTACTCATGCCTACGGTCACTAGGCGAGAGTAGTAGTGTGCTGTAAGTCACAATTGACCTGACAGTGAGGCTCTTCGTGTTCAGTAAGGAGCTCCACATTTAAAGGCTATTAATTTGTTAAGACAGCGGAAACTTATTCAGTCAGTTTACTTGGACGAGCTGCTCAGACTGTGTATCTCCATGTGCTAGACAAACATAGATCAGT is part of the Maylandia zebra isolate NMK-2024a linkage group LG3, Mzebra_GT3a, whole genome shotgun sequence genome and encodes:
- the LOC143416749 gene encoding uncharacterized protein LOC143416749; this translates as MLQSYNMNTFTLITTLLFCRLNWISMSVSQTVEVQPGEEVTLQCTNISSYSGVTFWFRLINRTNASCIAVMFERTKSVSYCDGLQRESFEMSSNISTVFLKIKQVAVSDSGLYFCGFYTSGRPLFSVKHLKVQGYDELDDDINNMSQNISGDKMEVMCVIFATLTVFLILIIAGLLVKIKKHQKAEDEQQDQQQSENLGSDDVNYATVTFGRKPRRREPEPNVVYAATR